The stretch of DNA GACCACGCGCTTGCTCTCGACGTCGACCACGGTGGCGATATTGTCGTCCTCGTTCGAGATGTAGAGATGCCTGTCGTCCGGATGCAGGGCGAATTGCTCGGGATCGTCCCCGGACGGCAATTCGCCGATGATCTTGCCGGTGGCGAGGTCCAGGACCTGCACCGTGTCGTCGTCGCTGGCGCAGATATAGAGACGGGTGAACTTGCTGTCGGCCAGGATGCCGCGCGGGCGCTTGCCGACCTTGATCGTGCCCGTCACCGTCAGGGTGGTGCCGTCGATCACGCTGATCGTATTGTCGCGCTCGTTCGAGATATAGATGGTTTCAGCCCGTGCCGTCGCGGCGAGTGCCGCAAGGGCGAAGGCGGGCAGCAGAAGCCCGTGGCGTGCCCGCATGGCGCGCATCCCCCTGTTGTTGTTCTGGCCCGACAATAGGCAGGGGAATTCATCCCGGCCATCGCACTTTAGAACGAGGGCGGCCGGCGCCGGCGTCACGCCGCGGTTCACAATCGATCCAAAGTACAATGGTGCCTGTCCTCCTCCCGATCATAGTTTCCGCTAACTGGCTTCTGGGAGGAATGGTGCCATGGCCGACGATCGGCGTTTTGTCCGCAACCTTGTCATCTCCGGGATTCTGGCGCTCGGGGCGGCCATCGGGGTCGGTCATGCCGCCTATGGCCATGGCGATGTCGTGCCCCAGCCGGTCGATACCGCCGGCCTCGAACAACTGGGCGAGACCTGGCGCGAAGCCAACCCCTATACCGGCAACAAGCGCGCGATCGAAATCGGCGCCTCCGGTTACAACCAGAACTGCGCCCGCTGCCATGGGCTCGAGGCGAAGTCGGGCGGCATCGCGCCGGACCTGCGCCTGCTCGATCTCGGGCCGGACGGCGATGCCTGGTATCTGGAACGGGTGCGCCACGGCGCGGTGCGCGACGGCAAGGTCTATATGCCGCCCTTCGAGGGCGTGTTGAGCCAGGAAGCGCTCTGGGCCATCCGCGCCTATATCGAATCGGTGCACGAGAACTGAGATGGCGGCCCCGCGCATGTGGCCGCGGCGGGCGCTTCTCCAGGCGGCGGGCGGCCTTGCGCTCGCCGCCCTCGGCGCCGGCGCGACCCGGGCCGAGCAGCCGCCGGTCGGCACGCTGAACTATGATTCGATCCGCGCCCGGGGCATCCTGCGCATTCCCTATTACGAGGATTTCGCCCCCTATTCGGCGACCACGCCGGACGGCCCCAAGGGCATCGACATCGCGATCGGCCGCGAGGTCGCGCAACGCATCGGGTTGCAGGCCGAATTCTTCCCCCTGGTCGCGGGGGAAAAGATCGACGACGACCTGAGGAACGGGATCTGGCGCGGCAATGTGGTCGACCGCACGGTCGGCGACCTCATGTTCCATATTCCCTACGACAAGCAGATCCAGATCAACAACGATCTCACCGTCCTCTTCGGCCCCTATTTCGAGGAAGGCTTTGCGATCGCCACCGATCCCGAGCGCATGCCCGGCGGCTTCGATCCGGACCAGGACGCCGACAAAAGGATCGGCGTCGAGGTCGACACCATGCCGGACTTCTTCCTGGCCAGCGGCAACGGCGGCAAGCTGCGCGCGGCGACCGTGCATTTCCCCCGCCCGGTCGAGGCGGTGGCGGCGCTCGGCCGGGGCGAGGTGGATGCGGTGA from Zavarzinia compransoris encodes:
- a CDS encoding substrate-binding periplasmic protein translates to MAAPRMWPRRALLQAAGGLALAALGAGATRAEQPPVGTLNYDSIRARGILRIPYYEDFAPYSATTPDGPKGIDIAIGREVAQRIGLQAEFFPLVAGEKIDDDLRNGIWRGNVVDRTVGDLMFHIPYDKQIQINNDLTVLFGPYFEEGFAIATDPERMPGGFDPDQDADKRIGVEVDTMPDFFLASGNGGKLRAATVHFPRPVEAVAALGRGEVDAVIIQAAQLEAFAPALAPKAVVRPFLMGGMFRSRWTVGCAIRETCRPLVYEVGDALAAMQADGTMQRLFTEAGVTYWAPQR
- the pedF gene encoding cytochrome c-550 PedF; this translates as MADDRRFVRNLVISGILALGAAIGVGHAAYGHGDVVPQPVDTAGLEQLGETWREANPYTGNKRAIEIGASGYNQNCARCHGLEAKSGGIAPDLRLLDLGPDGDAWYLERVRHGAVRDGKVYMPPFEGVLSQEALWAIRAYIESVHEN